One genomic segment of Oenanthe melanoleuca isolate GR-GAL-2019-014 chromosome 5, OMel1.0, whole genome shotgun sequence includes these proteins:
- the C5H11orf96 gene encoding uncharacterized protein C11orf96 homolog, translating to MAAKPAELMGICSSYQAVMPHFVCVAQEFPPPARPAKAPKGKLRRPRQSRFKTQPVTFDEIQEVEEEGVSPMEEEKAKKSFLQSLECLRRSTQNLCLQRDRLGSCRLRNSLDSSDSDSAL from the coding sequence ATGGCCGCGAAGCCGGCCGAGCTGATGGGCATCTGCTCCAGCTACCAGGCGGTGATGCCGCACTTCGTCTGCGTGGCCCAGGAGttcccgccgcccgcccgccccgccaAAGCCCCCAAGGGCAAGCTGCGGCGGCCGCGGCAGTCGCGCTTCAAGACGCAGCCGGTGACTTTCGACGAGATccaggaggtggaggaggagggggtgTCCCccatggaggaggagaaggcCAAGAAGTCCTTCCTGCAGTCGCTGGAGTGCCTGCGGCGGAGCACCCAGAACCTCTGCCTGCAGCGGGACCGCCTGGGCAGCTGCCGCCTCCGCAACAGCCTCGACTCCAGCGACTCGGACTCGGCGCTCTGA